In Bythopirellula goksoeyrii, a single window of DNA contains:
- a CDS encoding QueT transporter family protein: MNLHDLFDHHGMATNPFADEDAQTDPVFQGRCRTSTFHPNWDKVYGDPANPGTSIVFGEKGAGKTAMRLQITAQIEEFNRTHKDHGAFVIEYDDFNPFLDRFAERLSSRTRRKPTKVLEEWKLWDHMDAILSLGVTDVVDRFLNISQTSGPTGNTLPEKAVSRLDHFQRRDLLLLASCYDDSLSESFDARWYRLRHILKYRPWQSWGIRALGLLTMLVVAGTIVYLRKWSWLTTVWPWLIMALGWAPWLAQVWRWWPQAFSVSRHLRCVNRDINPLRKVLMQFSGHDINGQPLPNKRRTDDRYELLYKFQGVLKALGFSGIVVLVDRVDEPHLINGSQENMKGLVWSMLDNKFLKQPGLGLKLLLPIELANCMQQEGHDFFQRARLDKQNMIPSLEWTGAALYDLANARVEACGKEGSNPQLQNLFEQNVTSARLIEAFAALRVPRHLFKFLHRVLVAHCQSFVSSEPSWQISAATFESQLALYRRDQQAVDEGLSAGR, from the coding sequence ATGAACCTTCACGACCTGTTTGATCATCATGGAATGGCCACGAATCCGTTTGCAGACGAAGATGCACAAACGGATCCTGTCTTTCAGGGACGTTGCCGCACTAGTACGTTTCATCCGAACTGGGACAAGGTCTACGGCGATCCAGCCAACCCCGGCACATCCATCGTGTTTGGCGAAAAAGGTGCCGGCAAGACCGCCATGCGTCTACAGATCACCGCCCAAATCGAAGAATTCAATCGAACGCACAAAGACCATGGCGCGTTCGTGATCGAATACGATGATTTCAATCCATTCCTGGATCGCTTCGCTGAACGACTGAGTAGTCGCACGCGCCGCAAACCAACGAAGGTACTTGAAGAGTGGAAGCTCTGGGACCATATGGATGCGATCCTCTCGCTAGGCGTAACCGATGTCGTCGATCGATTCCTGAACATCTCCCAAACTTCAGGTCCCACAGGAAATACTTTGCCCGAAAAGGCCGTATCGCGCCTCGATCACTTCCAGCGCCGCGATCTGCTGCTGTTGGCTTCTTGCTACGATGATTCGCTTTCTGAATCGTTTGATGCACGTTGGTATCGTTTGCGCCACATCCTGAAATACAGACCTTGGCAAAGTTGGGGGATTCGAGCACTCGGCCTACTAACGATGTTGGTGGTCGCGGGGACTATTGTTTACCTGCGCAAGTGGAGTTGGCTCACCACGGTTTGGCCGTGGCTGATCATGGCTCTCGGCTGGGCACCGTGGCTTGCCCAAGTATGGCGATGGTGGCCACAAGCCTTCTCCGTCTCACGACATTTGCGCTGCGTAAATCGGGACATCAATCCCTTGCGCAAGGTGCTCATGCAGTTCTCCGGTCACGATATCAATGGGCAACCCTTGCCCAACAAGCGTCGCACCGACGATCGCTACGAACTGCTCTATAAATTCCAAGGGGTGCTCAAGGCACTGGGTTTCTCGGGCATCGTGGTACTCGTAGATCGCGTCGACGAGCCTCACCTGATTAACGGTTCCCAAGAAAACATGAAGGGACTTGTCTGGTCGATGCTCGACAACAAGTTCCTCAAGCAACCGGGGTTGGGTCTGAAGCTCTTGTTGCCAATCGAATTGGCCAACTGCATGCAGCAGGAAGGGCATGATTTCTTCCAGCGAGCTCGCTTGGACAAGCAAAACATGATCCCCTCGCTCGAATGGACAGGCGCTGCACTCTATGATCTGGCCAATGCGCGGGTCGAGGCCTGTGGAAAAGAGGGATCCAACCCTCAGTTGCAGAACTTGTTTGAGCAGAACGTAACCAGCGCAAGGTTAATCGAAGCCTTTGCGGCACTTCGCGTACCCCGCCACTTGTTCAAATTTCTTCACCGCGTCTTGGTGGCTCATTGCCAAAGCTTCGTCAGCTCGGAGCCCTCCTGGCAGATCAGCGCTGCCACCTTTGAGTCACAGCTAGCACTCTATCGTCGTGATCAGCAAGCAGTCGACGAGGGGCTCAGTGCGGGTAGATAG
- a CDS encoding alkaline phosphatase produces MHFLRSSFVICFALLDIVVLFADHSQGEEVAPKLDFPSTSTPDSSLANGVALPEQRIRNVILMIGDGMGPQQLGLLFAYARHSLASQASGKPLSERMAAIEKLASQGNVGIVRTNPHGALVVDSASAATQLATGVWSGSEMIGVDYRGNAAKTVLEIARDTGRSTGLVSDTRMTHATPGAFAAHQRHRSMENEIAVDMLGNQVDVLMSGGLRHWIPQAVNKRDSASYMALVQMIGGAFDVSSKRQDNRNLLLEARGDYQLVFDRSSMAQLSEGKVLGLFANSEMLDAIGERKTLESGVRTEPTLVEMAEKSLEILNKNSKGFFLMVEGGQIDWAGHNNDAGDMLWELIQFDDAVRAVFDWASKRDDTLVLITADHETGSFGFSYSGYEIPEAQKIGGNVFGEEPFAPNFNFGPQHALDDLAAQQKSYFEIFTEFDSLPAEERTPERLMEIVNGAVKPLSITLADATDLLNRMPNQYYQKGHPYLGTPTLPEMPDQESFYVYGENLRMNRLGHILGTQQHVVWGSGTHTSTPVLIASFGPGSERFTGILHATDVGKRMIEMIQGQ; encoded by the coding sequence ATGCATTTTCTCCGATCTTCATTTGTAATCTGCTTCGCATTGCTTGACATTGTCGTGCTGTTTGCAGATCACTCGCAGGGCGAAGAAGTTGCGCCGAAGCTTGATTTCCCAAGCACATCAACCCCCGATAGTTCCTTGGCCAATGGGGTTGCCCTACCAGAGCAACGAATTCGCAATGTGATCCTCATGATCGGCGACGGTATGGGCCCCCAGCAGTTGGGATTGCTCTTTGCATACGCTCGCCATTCTCTAGCGTCGCAAGCATCTGGAAAGCCACTATCAGAAAGAATGGCGGCTATCGAAAAACTGGCGTCGCAAGGCAATGTTGGCATCGTACGCACGAATCCCCATGGGGCTCTGGTCGTTGATTCCGCTTCGGCGGCGACGCAATTGGCAACGGGAGTTTGGTCCGGATCGGAAATGATCGGTGTCGACTACCGAGGAAACGCAGCCAAGACCGTGTTGGAAATTGCACGCGACACGGGTCGATCGACGGGGCTTGTCTCCGACACGCGGATGACCCATGCAACTCCTGGCGCTTTCGCGGCCCACCAACGCCATCGATCGATGGAAAACGAGATCGCCGTCGACATGCTCGGCAACCAAGTGGACGTTCTCATGAGTGGTGGTCTGCGCCATTGGATACCGCAAGCCGTCAACAAGCGGGATTCGGCCTCATACATGGCTTTGGTGCAGATGATCGGCGGAGCGTTCGATGTTTCTTCTAAACGCCAAGACAATCGCAACTTGCTTCTTGAAGCGCGTGGAGATTATCAGTTGGTATTTGATCGGTCGTCGATGGCGCAACTTTCGGAGGGCAAGGTGCTCGGTCTGTTTGCCAACTCTGAAATGCTCGATGCTATTGGAGAACGCAAAACGCTCGAAAGCGGCGTACGTACGGAGCCCACCTTGGTAGAGATGGCGGAGAAGTCTCTGGAAATATTGAACAAGAATTCCAAGGGTTTTTTCTTGATGGTTGAAGGTGGCCAGATCGATTGGGCGGGACACAATAACGACGCTGGAGACATGCTCTGGGAACTTATTCAATTTGATGATGCTGTTCGGGCTGTATTTGATTGGGCCAGTAAAAGGGACGACACTCTCGTGCTGATCACAGCCGATCATGAAACAGGATCATTCGGATTTAGCTACTCAGGTTATGAGATTCCTGAAGCTCAGAAGATCGGCGGAAATGTTTTCGGCGAAGAGCCGTTTGCCCCAAATTTCAATTTTGGCCCCCAACATGCCCTCGATGATTTGGCAGCCCAACAGAAAAGCTACTTCGAGATTTTCACCGAATTTGATTCTTTGCCCGCTGAGGAGCGGACCCCCGAAAGGCTGATGGAGATTGTGAACGGGGCCGTCAAGCCGCTGTCGATCACGCTTGCCGACGCTACGGACTTGCTTAATCGAATGCCGAACCAATACTACCAGAAGGGACATCCCTATCTCGGCACTCCGACGTTGCCCGAGATGCCCGACCAAGAGTCTTTCTACGTCTATGGGGAAAACTTGCGTATGAATCGACTTGGCCACATCCTGGGCACACAGCAACATGTCGTTTGGGGATCTGGCACCCACACCAGTACCCCAGTGTTGATCGCAAGTTTCGGCCCGGGATCGGAGCGGTTTACTGGCATCCTCCATGCAACGGATGTTGGCAAACGCATGATCGAGATGATCCAGGGGCAATAG
- the phnD gene encoding phosphate/phosphite/phosphonate ABC transporter substrate-binding protein, which translates to MNTKSAFVRIRVIVAIAVAALVAGYASYVASSWERTAKEQYVTRTMSNFFTSLNPITQLDSVYRDADGDLLADVPENEALQAKPAELVLSFITSEDSTNEPAQWQELMDAIADKTGIPVTYLRLTDSRQQYEALRNGQLHITALSTGEVPAAVNTAGFIPVCAFGQEDGTSGYKMEFIVKADSPIKNLADLRGKRIAFTRPRSNSGCKAAAMLLMDEKNLQPELDYQWSYTYGHQGSIDAVLAGEVDAAPIASDVLARMKAKGEVDPEAVRSIYESEKFPPAAFGFAYNLAPEIQDAVRQALLEFEWDGTKIAEEFGADGTSKFAPVVFKDDWALVRRVDLSASKARSDLAMQ; encoded by the coding sequence GTGAACACCAAATCTGCATTTGTGCGTATCCGGGTCATTGTCGCAATTGCCGTGGCGGCGTTAGTTGCCGGCTACGCCTCCTATGTTGCCTCTAGCTGGGAAAGGACTGCCAAAGAGCAATACGTCACGCGGACGATGAGCAACTTCTTTACGAGTCTCAATCCCATTACTCAGCTCGACTCGGTGTATCGCGACGCCGATGGGGACCTCCTGGCGGACGTCCCCGAGAACGAAGCCCTGCAGGCCAAGCCCGCCGAATTGGTGCTCTCTTTTATCACCTCCGAAGACTCCACCAATGAGCCGGCTCAGTGGCAAGAACTGATGGATGCGATTGCCGATAAGACCGGTATTCCGGTGACCTATTTGCGACTGACCGACTCGCGTCAGCAATACGAGGCCCTGCGCAACGGACAGCTACACATTACGGCATTGAGTACCGGAGAAGTTCCCGCCGCAGTCAACACGGCCGGATTTATCCCCGTTTGTGCGTTTGGCCAGGAAGATGGCACAAGCGGTTACAAAATGGAGTTTATCGTCAAGGCCGACAGTCCGATCAAAAACCTGGCAGATCTACGCGGCAAGAGAATTGCTTTCACTCGGCCCCGCTCCAATTCCGGCTGCAAGGCGGCGGCAATGTTGCTGATGGACGAGAAGAATCTGCAGCCTGAACTCGATTACCAGTGGAGCTACACATATGGTCATCAAGGTTCGATTGACGCCGTCCTGGCTGGCGAGGTCGATGCTGCACCGATTGCCAGTGATGTACTCGCGCGGATGAAAGCCAAAGGGGAGGTCGATCCCGAGGCGGTGCGCAGCATTTATGAATCGGAAAAATTCCCCCCCGCGGCCTTTGGTTTCGCCTATAATCTGGCCCCAGAAATCCAGGATGCCGTCCGCCAGGCTCTGCTCGAATTCGAGTGGGATGGCACGAAGATCGCGGAAGAGTTCGGTGCCGATGGGACGAGCAAGTTTGCTCCGGTCGTTTTCAAGGACGACTGGGCACTCGTCCGCCGCGTCGATCTCTCCGCCAGCAAAGCCCGCAGCGACCTAGCAATGCAGTAG
- a CDS encoding undecaprenyl-diphosphate phosphatase, with product MTIFEIILLAIVQGLTEFLPVSSSGHLVVANAIFQSLGSEPVKDLVEVEIVLHLGTLLAVLVYYRREILRLFTSDRRLIPLLILGTIPAAVIGIYLKKGLPAATSDLILANPLVAGFCFPVTAVLLWWASNRTEGSTDYKQLNWQDTLKIGMLQAFALLPGISRSGATIAGGLGVGLQRESASTFAFLLAIPAIAGGGVLEMLEALKEGTTGTPLGTLAVGFLISFVVGLAALALLIRFVRRGRLAMFAYYLVPLGITVVAWRLLF from the coding sequence ATGACAATCTTCGAAATCATTCTCCTCGCGATTGTGCAAGGTCTCACTGAATTCTTGCCGGTGAGTTCATCAGGACACCTCGTGGTAGCCAACGCGATTTTCCAATCGCTTGGTAGTGAACCGGTCAAGGATCTGGTTGAAGTTGAAATTGTGTTGCATCTGGGAACCTTGCTTGCCGTGTTGGTCTATTATCGCCGCGAAATCTTGCGACTTTTTACCTCGGATCGTCGGCTGATACCACTTTTGATCCTAGGCACAATACCGGCGGCCGTGATTGGAATTTATCTTAAGAAGGGGCTCCCTGCTGCAACGAGCGATTTGATACTCGCCAATCCACTGGTAGCAGGGTTTTGCTTTCCCGTTACAGCAGTGCTCCTGTGGTGGGCTTCCAATCGCACTGAAGGATCAACTGACTACAAACAACTAAATTGGCAGGACACTCTCAAGATCGGCATGCTCCAAGCTTTTGCATTGCTACCAGGAATTTCTCGCAGCGGTGCTACCATTGCCGGAGGACTAGGCGTTGGCTTGCAGCGGGAGTCCGCTTCGACCTTCGCGTTTTTGTTGGCGATTCCGGCTATTGCCGGTGGTGGAGTGCTAGAAATGCTCGAGGCATTGAAAGAAGGCACTACGGGAACGCCGCTGGGAACGCTGGCAGTAGGCTTTCTCATCTCGTTTGTCGTAGGCCTGGCAGCATTAGCCCTGTTGATACGCTTTGTCCGTCGTGGTCGACTCGCGATGTTCGCCTACTATCTCGTGCCGCTGGGAATCACTGTTGTCGCTTGGCGGCTTCTCTTCTAA
- a CDS encoding DUF4339 domain-containing protein — protein MGIRFFCPNGHKLNVKGFLAGKRGICPECDARFLVPMESGGRVEALEEPTELLGSDVPAPANHSDSLKKEEAHLADTDWHVRGASGAEQGPIPYAQVKAQIEIGQVDKDSWVWRTGWQDWQRAIDVFPEIESTPDGSNANTVKDIGAIPSNPETIVVEESGFVPQESVAVATHRRLQRERRQRARMVTLVLTVLICLLALVLGIILSR, from the coding sequence ATGGGAATTCGCTTCTTTTGCCCGAATGGCCACAAACTCAATGTGAAAGGATTTCTCGCGGGCAAGCGGGGGATCTGTCCCGAATGCGATGCGCGCTTTCTGGTTCCTATGGAAAGCGGTGGAAGAGTTGAAGCCCTTGAAGAGCCTACCGAGTTGCTGGGGTCAGATGTACCCGCACCGGCCAATCATAGCGACTCTCTGAAAAAGGAAGAGGCCCATCTTGCTGACACCGACTGGCACGTTCGTGGTGCCTCCGGTGCTGAACAAGGACCGATTCCTTACGCCCAGGTGAAGGCTCAAATAGAGATTGGACAGGTCGACAAGGACTCTTGGGTCTGGCGGACCGGGTGGCAAGATTGGCAACGGGCAATCGATGTGTTCCCCGAAATTGAATCAACCCCCGACGGATCGAATGCCAACACTGTTAAAGACATTGGGGCAATTCCAAGTAATCCGGAAACCATTGTAGTTGAAGAAAGTGGTTTTGTTCCTCAGGAATCTGTAGCAGTAGCAACTCATCGCCGTCTTCAACGAGAACGTCGTCAACGTGCGAGAATGGTTACTCTGGTTCTGACCGTTCTGATTTGCTTGCTGGCGCTAGTTCTCGGGATAATACTTTCGCGGTAA
- a CDS encoding endonuclease/exonuclease/phosphatase family protein, with product MLRYVATILLMMSLVPTALHARPPIDPDEGIKHISWDDAGDAIGQTVFVSGKIVRVGSAGRINFLNFDNERPPGFVGIVFGENLERFPGDLKELYENKLVEMRGLISTYNGNPQMVIARSDQIRVLDALPKTEGVEKKPVTTWSADPNEIVVATFNVLNLFDEVDDPYHADEGTRTKPRDELERLAATIHKVNADVIALQEVENRGYLERFNKVFLSDMGYENVVHFEGNDGRGIDVCLLSRAPIGEVTSRRHLTFKGPDGVERQFNRDVPAITVLPPGGEPLEVWIVHLKSKASGADSSEPIRLAEASMLRKLLDEKLEKDPNARIILTGDFNDTIDSTSLLTILGSGPTAMWPTPTKDTPDSILDPDQEGWEPIDFILCSPAMAKSYVEGSSQKMRAPAEMDGSDHDPVFARFKLK from the coding sequence ATGCTCCGCTACGTTGCCACAATTCTTCTTATGATGTCCCTCGTGCCGACCGCTCTTCACGCCCGGCCTCCTATCGATCCGGACGAAGGGATCAAACACATCAGTTGGGACGATGCTGGCGATGCGATCGGACAGACCGTCTTTGTGAGCGGCAAGATCGTAAGAGTTGGCAGCGCCGGGCGGATTAATTTCTTGAACTTCGACAATGAACGACCACCTGGGTTTGTAGGGATCGTCTTCGGTGAGAATCTCGAACGATTCCCTGGCGATCTCAAAGAACTTTATGAAAACAAGTTGGTGGAAATGCGTGGATTGATTAGCACCTACAATGGCAATCCTCAGATGGTCATCGCACGATCGGATCAGATTCGTGTACTCGATGCCCTGCCGAAAACAGAAGGAGTGGAGAAGAAACCGGTCACTACCTGGTCTGCCGATCCCAATGAAATCGTGGTCGCTACGTTCAATGTTCTCAATCTGTTCGACGAAGTTGACGATCCCTACCACGCTGACGAAGGAACTCGAACTAAGCCTCGCGATGAACTGGAGCGTTTGGCTGCCACGATCCACAAGGTGAATGCCGACGTGATCGCACTCCAGGAGGTAGAGAATCGAGGTTACTTGGAGCGATTCAACAAGGTTTTTCTCAGTGATATGGGATATGAGAATGTCGTGCATTTTGAAGGTAACGATGGCCGAGGAATCGACGTCTGTTTGCTCTCTCGCGCTCCGATTGGCGAAGTCACTTCCCGCAGACATTTGACATTCAAAGGACCAGATGGAGTTGAACGACAATTCAACCGCGATGTGCCGGCTATCACTGTATTGCCACCCGGCGGCGAACCTCTGGAGGTGTGGATTGTACATCTCAAGAGTAAGGCAAGTGGGGCCGACTCCTCTGAGCCCATTCGGCTTGCCGAAGCTTCGATGCTCCGCAAACTGCTCGACGAAAAACTTGAGAAAGACCCAAACGCGAGAATCATTCTGACCGGCGATTTCAATGATACGATCGATAGTACCTCACTGCTGACCATTCTGGGCAGCGGCCCCACAGCAATGTGGCCTACTCCCACAAAAGACACTCCTGATTCAATACTTGACCCCGATCAGGAAGGCTGGGAACCGATTGATTTCATTCTCTGTTCGCCAGCAATGGCAAAGAGCTACGTCGAAGGGTCCTCGCAGAAGATGCGAGCCCCAGCAGAGATGGACGGCTCGGACCACGACCCGGTGTTTGCGCGGTTTAAGTTGAAATAG
- a CDS encoding DUF6960 family protein: protein MKTDPKYGYYPWWPEDGDDWIHPEDAELARTLIPSPRVFCRDGEQEPYVLLHYGDVLLRVKRTLWQAVEPEGFGIGDWVEVLSRGMRNTPRTAVIHEMHWDAKDRKLVYQVTENGVPVPNQYAGEDLKHVDPPKLEE from the coding sequence ATGAAAACAGATCCCAAGTACGGCTATTATCCCTGGTGGCCCGAGGACGGCGACGATTGGATCCACCCCGAGGATGCTGAGTTGGCCCGCACACTGATCCCCAGCCCGCGCGTTTTCTGTCGGGACGGTGAGCAAGAGCCCTATGTCCTGCTGCACTATGGCGACGTGCTTCTTCGCGTCAAGCGAACTCTCTGGCAGGCTGTTGAGCCAGAAGGCTTTGGGATCGGAGATTGGGTCGAGGTACTTTCCCGCGGCATGCGCAATACCCCACGTACGGCTGTCATCCATGAAATGCACTGGGACGCCAAAGATCGGAAGCTCGTCTATCAAGTGACGGAAAATGGCGTACCGGTTCCCAATCAGTACGCGGGAGAGGATCTAAAGCACGTTGACCCTCCTAAGCTTGAGGA
- a CDS encoding DUF1559 family PulG-like putative transporter, giving the protein MSQRKSFGFTLVELLVVIAIIGVLVALLLPAIQAAREAARRTSCVNNVKQMGLAAANYESARGTFPPGRLFPDWVSGGSIKGGYTSYDPGPTPGDKTGFYSVHIWLLPYMEANNVYNLIDFNQPQVKKMLNPTNPHFDAYSTAQGLFICPSDANTGMVISENNYRANFGGDGPGAGVRTNSMTIVEPRPSGDWWHIGGSGAFTIGEKGLKTSAYADGLSKTAFFSERIKGQGEENSSLPSRTSMIRCPGNLAPNVNIDVAYQAATDYTPVADGFNFDAAGRWIGDWSNGWPFAGYDSTQYNHVAPPNWTGQDCGVNFIPDTPAEHAIIAARSDHPGAVVVAFGDGHTAIVNDSINLDVWRALGTRDGRFNASNGPEPVDVEF; this is encoded by the coding sequence ATGTCCCAACGCAAGTCATTTGGTTTCACTTTGGTCGAGCTGCTTGTTGTGATCGCCATCATTGGTGTATTGGTTGCGCTATTGTTGCCTGCCATCCAGGCGGCACGCGAGGCGGCTCGACGCACTTCTTGCGTTAATAATGTTAAGCAAATGGGATTGGCTGCTGCCAACTATGAAAGTGCCCGTGGTACGTTTCCTCCAGGGAGGCTGTTCCCAGATTGGGTCAGCGGCGGAAGTATCAAGGGAGGCTACACCAGCTATGATCCTGGCCCAACTCCAGGAGACAAGACTGGCTTCTATTCCGTCCATATCTGGCTTCTGCCCTATATGGAAGCGAACAATGTGTACAACTTGATTGACTTCAACCAACCTCAAGTTAAGAAAATGCTGAACCCTACTAATCCTCATTTCGATGCGTATTCGACTGCCCAGGGACTATTTATCTGTCCGAGCGATGCGAATACGGGAATGGTGATCTCTGAGAACAATTACCGAGCGAACTTTGGAGGAGATGGCCCTGGCGCTGGAGTACGCACAAATTCAATGACGATAGTTGAACCACGTCCATCAGGGGACTGGTGGCATATTGGAGGAAGCGGAGCTTTTACCATCGGTGAAAAGGGCTTGAAGACAAGTGCCTATGCAGATGGCCTTTCGAAAACAGCCTTTTTCTCGGAACGCATAAAAGGTCAGGGGGAAGAGAATAGTTCTTTGCCTTCTCGGACATCCATGATTCGCTGCCCTGGCAATCTGGCTCCCAATGTCAATATTGACGTCGCCTATCAGGCAGCAACCGACTACACACCCGTAGCGGATGGATTCAATTTCGATGCGGCAGGACGTTGGATTGGCGATTGGTCCAATGGCTGGCCGTTTGCTGGTTACGATTCGACCCAGTACAACCATGTTGCACCACCAAACTGGACAGGTCAGGACTGTGGAGTCAACTTTATCCCAGATACTCCGGCCGAGCACGCGATCATAGCCGCTCGTAGCGATCACCCTGGCGCAGTAGTTGTCGCCTTTGGTGATGGACACACCGCTATCGTTAATGATAGTATCAATCTGGACGTTTGGCGTGCCCTCGGCACACGCGATGGGCGTTTCAATGCAAGCAATGGGCCTGAACCCGTCGATGTAGAATTCTGA
- a CDS encoding SpoVG family protein, which produces MYISEVRIKLMEDPGERLKAFCSITFDNCFVVRDLKIIEGSNGPFVAMPSRKLTSHCSRCGMKNHLRAQYCNQCGSSISHDHMPLDADGRAKLYADIAHPINSSCREMIQDHVINEYYDELDRSKLPGYVSRYDDVDVELGYEEDVPQLPRKRETRIDQAHKDSSPHESRKGDVKSSGHESSSSRAPGGKPPHQVEDSFGSGIFPDA; this is translated from the coding sequence ATGTATATTTCTGAAGTGCGAATTAAACTGATGGAAGATCCTGGCGAAAGGCTCAAGGCCTTTTGTTCGATCACATTCGATAACTGTTTCGTCGTGCGCGATCTCAAAATCATCGAAGGATCCAATGGCCCTTTCGTAGCTATGCCCAGTCGCAAGCTGACTTCCCACTGTTCGCGTTGCGGCATGAAAAACCATCTCCGGGCCCAGTATTGCAATCAATGCGGCTCGTCGATTAGCCACGATCACATGCCGCTGGATGCCGATGGTCGAGCAAAGCTCTATGCTGACATCGCCCATCCCATCAATTCCTCCTGTCGGGAGATGATTCAGGATCATGTAATCAATGAGTATTACGATGAACTTGATCGCTCGAAACTCCCCGGCTATGTATCACGGTATGACGATGTCGATGTCGAACTAGGCTACGAAGAGGATGTGCCCCAACTGCCGCGCAAACGTGAGACACGAATTGATCAGGCCCATAAAGACTCCTCGCCACATGAATCTCGAAAAGGAGACGTAAAGAGCAGTGGGCACGAGAGTTCATCTTCGAGAGCCCCGGGAGGCAAACCTCCGCATCAAGTCGAAGATTCCTTCGGATCAGGTATCTTCCCGGATGCTTAG
- a CDS encoding 4-(cytidine 5'-diphospho)-2-C-methyl-D-erythritol kinase, producing MVPRKAGTDWEILAPAKLNLYLKVLGKRSDGFHDLDTLMVPVQLCDQLRWCPENSGRPVQAESCSLTVDSRALNPGPSLHSLNSSENLVLQAAHLVAARIGRPPHGHFQLTKRIPLQAGLGGGSSDAAATLRLTNACWKAGLAESELAQLAAELGSDVPFFLHSGPAICRGRGERISTAAGLANLHFVLVKPSFGLSTAQVFQEFSSSKEQIQSSNDNSTARLTSLIGALQAGALSTASRWMTNCLESAAARIAPEILCIKNLLADAGCRGQLMTGSGSTLFGIARSARHARWIARQLSAQSMGTVLVTSTSW from the coding sequence ATGGTTCCCCGTAAGGCTGGTACCGACTGGGAGATCCTCGCTCCTGCGAAATTGAACTTGTACTTGAAAGTTCTCGGCAAGCGCTCCGATGGTTTTCATGACCTGGATACGCTCATGGTCCCGGTGCAGCTATGCGACCAATTGCGCTGGTGTCCCGAGAATTCAGGACGGCCAGTTCAGGCTGAATCTTGCTCGCTAACTGTCGATTCTCGTGCTCTCAATCCAGGTCCAAGTTTGCATTCACTCAATTCCTCAGAGAATTTAGTGCTGCAGGCAGCCCATCTGGTCGCCGCCCGAATTGGCCGACCACCCCACGGGCATTTCCAGCTCACGAAACGAATACCCTTGCAAGCTGGCCTCGGGGGAGGCAGCAGCGATGCAGCAGCTACTTTGCGACTAACAAATGCCTGCTGGAAAGCAGGTCTTGCGGAGTCGGAACTTGCTCAATTGGCCGCTGAGCTGGGCAGCGATGTCCCGTTTTTCCTGCATTCCGGCCCTGCTATCTGCCGTGGCAGAGGCGAACGAATTTCAACCGCCGCTGGACTAGCGAATTTGCACTTTGTACTGGTGAAACCCTCCTTCGGCCTCTCAACGGCGCAAGTTTTTCAGGAGTTTTCGAGTTCTAAGGAACAGATACAAAGTTCGAATGACAATTCAACTGCTAGGCTCACTAGTTTGATTGGCGCACTACAAGCTGGGGCATTGTCAACTGCTAGTCGCTGGATGACTAACTGTCTGGAGTCCGCTGCAGCGCGGATCGCTCCAGAAATTCTGTGTATCAAAAACTTATTAGCGGATGCAGGTTGCCGGGGACAACTCATGACTGGCAGCGGCTCAACCTTATTTGGAATTGCTCGATCAGCAAGGCATGCGAGATGGATCGCCCGACAACTATCGGCACAAAGCATGGGAACTGTGTTGGTTACGTCAACGAGTTGGTAA